In a genomic window of Streptomyces koelreuteriae:
- a CDS encoding serine hydrolase domain-containing protein yields the protein MTQEKLSDFVTTQAMEFGVPGVAVGVLMDGQEFYASHGVTSLAGPLPVDEKTLFPLASVSKSFTATALMRLVAEGKVDLDAPVRRYVPELQLADEQAAERITVLNLLNHTSGLDWNLIDDGEGDRSLAGLVRKLPALPLIAPPGARASYSQAGYNLAGRVVEKVTGLPFEQAMASLLLEPVGLTDTVYGLSEAMVRKHAVGYNRGDDGELRAARPWGAFREGARADNPGGGLASSVSDLLRWARFQLGDGEGVLPAAELHRMREQTVALRGSTLGDGFGICWFLHDFDGLHGIGHGGSGNGHFAELLIVPERDFAVVSLSNVGPDGYPFNQSVVRWALEHYLGVTEKTVEPLPYDEGRARQVAGRYEIDAMNLDLATDGTRLTLAVGIKPEIREASDEEMPPDYPAADIAFLPGDGDEYIVTEGGLQGQRGYFSRDESGTITGVDLAGRLFKRV from the coding sequence ATGACGCAGGAGAAGCTGTCGGATTTCGTCACCACGCAGGCCATGGAGTTCGGCGTCCCAGGTGTGGCCGTCGGAGTGCTCATGGACGGTCAGGAGTTCTACGCCTCGCACGGCGTGACCAGCCTCGCCGGCCCGCTGCCGGTCGACGAGAAGACCCTGTTCCCGCTGGCGTCGGTCTCCAAGAGCTTCACGGCGACCGCCCTGATGCGCCTGGTCGCCGAAGGGAAGGTGGACCTGGACGCCCCGGTCAGGCGCTACGTGCCCGAACTGCAGCTGGCCGACGAGCAGGCCGCGGAGCGGATCACCGTCCTCAACCTGCTCAACCACACCTCGGGCCTCGACTGGAACCTGATCGACGACGGCGAGGGCGACCGCTCCCTGGCCGGGCTCGTACGCAAGCTCCCCGCCCTGCCGCTGATCGCCCCGCCCGGCGCCCGGGCCTCGTACAGCCAGGCCGGATACAACCTGGCCGGCCGCGTCGTCGAGAAGGTCACGGGCCTGCCCTTCGAACAGGCCATGGCGTCACTGCTCCTGGAGCCGGTGGGCCTGACGGACACCGTGTACGGACTGTCGGAGGCGATGGTCCGCAAGCACGCCGTGGGCTACAACCGCGGCGACGACGGCGAGCTGCGGGCGGCCCGCCCCTGGGGAGCCTTCAGGGAGGGCGCCCGCGCCGACAACCCCGGCGGCGGCCTCGCCTCCTCGGTGAGCGACCTGCTGCGCTGGGCCCGCTTCCAGCTCGGCGACGGTGAGGGCGTGCTGCCCGCGGCCGAGCTGCACCGCATGCGGGAGCAGACGGTCGCCCTGCGCGGCAGCACCCTCGGCGACGGCTTCGGCATCTGCTGGTTCCTGCACGACTTCGACGGCCTGCACGGCATCGGCCACGGCGGCTCGGGCAACGGCCACTTCGCCGAGCTGCTCATCGTCCCCGAGCGGGACTTCGCGGTGGTCTCCCTGTCCAACGTCGGCCCCGACGGCTACCCCTTCAACCAGTCCGTCGTGCGCTGGGCGCTCGAGCACTACCTCGGCGTCACCGAGAAGACGGTGGAGCCCCTCCCGTACGACGAGGGACGGGCCCGGCAGGTCGCCGGCCGCTACGAGATCGACGCCATGAACCTCGACCTCGCCACCGACGGCACCCGTCTCACCCTGGCGGTCGGCATCAAGCCGGAGATCCGCGAGGCGTCGGACGAGGAGATGCCCCCGGACTACCCGGCCGCCGACATCGCCTTCCTCCCCGGCGACGGCGACGAGTACATCGTCACCGAGGGCGGCCTCCAGGGACAGCGCGGCTACTTCTCCCGCGACGAGAGCGGCACGATCACGGGCGTCGACCTCGCGGGACGTCTCTTCAAGCGGGTCTAG
- a CDS encoding PfkB family carbohydrate kinase has protein sequence MGAVLRATARGGTVVQVGNLPGTAAPAVLGDLVTREITWIGSYRFVDEIDDALTALRDGLDISPVITHRFPLDQAEQALTVAADPASASSKVMLRLSRVGDDAFGWRIRSELAARGLEVGAVAVDTAHPTGVYFKDPGPDATRPLYYRSGSAAAHMGPELAGAPELRGPRIVHVSGITAALSGSCAQLLEEIVVRRTPWGAAGPRPLVSFDVNHRPAL, from the coding sequence CTGGGAGCGGTCCTACGGGCCACCGCCCGCGGCGGCACTGTCGTACAGGTCGGGAACCTGCCAGGCACGGCCGCGCCCGCCGTCCTGGGCGACCTGGTGACCCGGGAGATCACCTGGATCGGCTCCTACCGTTTCGTCGACGAGATCGACGACGCCCTGACCGCCCTGCGCGACGGCCTGGACATCTCCCCGGTCATCACCCACCGCTTCCCCCTGGACCAGGCCGAACAGGCCCTCACGGTCGCGGCGGACCCGGCGAGCGCGAGCAGCAAGGTGATGCTGCGGCTGAGCCGGGTGGGCGACGACGCGTTCGGCTGGCGCATCCGCTCCGAACTCGCGGCCCGGGGCCTCGAGGTGGGCGCCGTCGCCGTGGATACGGCCCATCCGACCGGCGTGTACTTCAAGGACCCGGGCCCGGACGCCACCCGCCCCCTGTACTACCGGAGCGGATCGGCCGCCGCCCATATGGGTCCGGAGCTGGCCGGCGCGCCCGAGTTGCGGGGGCCGCGGATCGTGCACGTGTCGGGCATCACCGCGGCGCTGTCGGGCAGTTGCGCCCAGCTGCTGGAGGAGATCGTCGTACGCCGCACACCGTGGGGCGCGGCGGGGCCTCGGCCGCTGGTCTCCTTCGACGTCAACCACCGCCCCGCCCTGTGA
- a CDS encoding TetR/AcrR family transcriptional regulator — protein sequence MPRDTLTADRIVHAAIELLDEEGLDGLNMRSLAKRLGSAATAVYWHIKTKDELVRLASDTVWHEVELPDPDAADADADWRTAATAQAEGMHAMLTRHPWLVQAFGSHLLYGPGQARYNDLSLAIYEKAGFAPEDADRAAAAVFTFVLGSTLGPAAEVSLNRRLGRNGADAGQLLADAVARAAETAREFPRLRERLGTKAAVEYAAAPDSSFEFGLRALLDGFEARLAGGCGG from the coding sequence ATGCCGCGAGACACACTCACCGCCGACCGGATCGTCCACGCGGCCATCGAGCTGCTGGACGAGGAGGGGCTGGACGGCCTCAACATGCGGAGCCTGGCGAAGCGGCTGGGCTCGGCCGCCACGGCCGTCTACTGGCACATCAAGACCAAGGACGAGCTGGTGCGGCTCGCCAGCGACACGGTCTGGCACGAGGTCGAGCTGCCCGATCCCGACGCCGCCGACGCCGACGCCGACTGGCGGACGGCCGCCACGGCCCAGGCCGAGGGCATGCACGCGATGCTCACCCGGCACCCCTGGCTGGTCCAGGCGTTCGGCAGTCATCTCCTGTACGGGCCCGGTCAGGCCCGGTACAACGACCTGAGCCTCGCGATCTACGAGAAGGCGGGCTTCGCGCCCGAGGACGCGGACCGGGCGGCGGCCGCCGTCTTCACCTTCGTGCTCGGCAGCACGCTCGGGCCCGCCGCCGAGGTCTCGTTGAATCGGCGGCTGGGCAGGAACGGTGCGGATGCCGGGCAGTTGCTGGCCGATGCGGTGGCGCGTGCCGCGGAGACCGCGAGGGAGTTTCCGCGGTTGCGGGAACGCCTCGGTACCAAGGCCGCGGTGGAGTACGCGGCGGCGCCCGACAGCAGTTTCGAGTTCGGGCTCCGGGCTCTTCTCGACGGGTTCGAGGCGCGTCTCGCGGGCGGCTGCGGGGGGTGA
- a CDS encoding FCD domain-containing protein, producing the protein MARRTAPSAAGAPDASKTTSTSCGSSSPRELDEAFHHGLMRLGLHENVSPAVFADQHQEIFDAVVSGDLALARTAMRTHLRAVFSDIERIRAHSPELFATGSSSVPVRRNVVVWE; encoded by the coding sequence GTGGCCCGTAGGACCGCTCCCAGCGCGGCCGGTGCGCCGGACGCCTCGAAGACGACGTCGACGTCGTGCGGCAGTTCCTCGCCCCGGGAGCTGGACGAGGCCTTCCACCACGGTCTGATGCGGCTGGGCCTGCACGAGAACGTCTCCCCCGCGGTCTTCGCCGACCAGCATCAGGAGATCTTCGACGCGGTCGTCAGCGGCGACCTCGCCCTGGCCCGCACCGCCATGCGGACGCATCTGCGCGCCGTCTTCAGCGACATCGAGCGGATCCGGGCCCACTCACCCGAGCTCTTCGCCACCGGTTCCTCGTCGGTGCCGGTGCGGCGGAACGTGGTGGTCTGGGAGTAG
- a CDS encoding class F sortase — MRRFPRYGKTFGNPANAAMAAVTVFALCSGAWLLRSGAETHAPPQPSAAQARASQDGRDEQDRRDGQGKPDGQEGRAGQAGRAGERHAAPALPPSPPDRIRIPAIRVDAPLTGLGLTRTGSLDAPPAARGNLAGWYEAGTTPGERGTAIVAGHVDNADGPAVFYALGALTKGSTIEVDRRDGRVAVFTVDAVEAYPTKDFPDQKVYGPARRPELRVITCGGGYSRATGYQGNVVVFAHLTGSR, encoded by the coding sequence ATGCGCAGATTCCCCAGGTACGGCAAGACGTTCGGCAATCCGGCCAACGCCGCCATGGCGGCCGTCACGGTGTTCGCCCTGTGCTCCGGGGCGTGGCTGCTGCGCAGCGGCGCCGAGACGCACGCCCCTCCCCAGCCGTCCGCCGCGCAGGCCCGCGCGAGCCAGGACGGGCGAGACGAGCAGGACAGGCGGGACGGACAGGGCAAGCCGGACGGGCAGGAGGGCCGGGCAGGACAGGCCGGCCGGGCCGGTGAGCGGCATGCCGCGCCCGCGCTGCCGCCCTCGCCGCCCGACCGCATCCGCATCCCGGCGATCCGCGTCGACGCGCCCCTGACCGGGCTCGGCCTGACGCGGACCGGCAGCCTGGACGCACCGCCCGCCGCGCGCGGGAACCTCGCCGGCTGGTACGAGGCCGGCACCACGCCCGGTGAGCGGGGCACCGCGATCGTCGCCGGCCATGTCGACAACGCCGACGGCCCCGCCGTCTTCTACGCCCTCGGCGCCCTCACCAAGGGCAGCACGATCGAGGTGGACCGGCGCGACGGCAGAGTCGCCGTGTTCACCGTGGACGCCGTCGAGGCGTACCCCACGAAGGACTTCCCCGACCAGAAGGTCTACGGCCCCGCCCGCCGCCCCGAGCTGCGGGTCATCACCTGCGGCGGCGGCTACTCACGGGCCACCGGCTATCAGGGCAACGTGGTCGTCTTCGCCCACCTGACCGGGAGCCGGTGA
- a CDS encoding squalene/phytoene synthase family protein — protein MSAWNQSLDVAGIREPELRRDYSAQRESVARFRRASYLAARLLLPKAVLPHVVAATAVMHHGDNLLDTGPKPQRVTAWGAWEQEVRKALDSGVSDDPLIRTLLHTTAAYPRLREVVEEYLATATAELEFAGFATEADYQAYVDAYSLPAFMLVASLLRPEHEDGDFRAGCRMFIDGSQRLDFVNDLAEDLAEGRLGIPTETLARFSVTERDLAEARQSPGVRELLECQIEAARTSLLAAKELPVLTASRNGVLLEAVAEIELLTADAALAQGARLLRGSASPPMVGSLRVMLGARRRARRQG, from the coding sequence ATGAGTGCGTGGAACCAGAGCCTGGACGTTGCGGGGATACGGGAGCCGGAGCTCCGGCGGGACTACAGCGCTCAGCGGGAGTCAGTCGCGCGTTTCAGACGTGCCTCGTACCTTGCGGCCCGTCTGCTGTTGCCGAAAGCGGTGCTGCCTCATGTGGTGGCCGCGACGGCGGTGATGCATCACGGGGACAACCTGCTGGACACCGGCCCGAAGCCACAGCGAGTCACGGCGTGGGGGGCGTGGGAGCAGGAGGTGCGTAAGGCGCTGGACAGCGGGGTGAGCGACGATCCGCTGATCCGTACGCTGCTGCACACCACGGCCGCGTACCCGCGCCTCCGGGAGGTGGTGGAGGAGTACTTGGCCACCGCCACCGCCGAGTTGGAGTTCGCCGGCTTCGCCACCGAGGCCGACTACCAGGCGTATGTGGACGCCTACTCGCTGCCCGCGTTCATGCTGGTCGCGTCCCTGCTGAGGCCGGAGCACGAGGACGGGGACTTCCGGGCCGGGTGCCGGATGTTCATCGACGGAAGTCAGCGGCTGGACTTCGTCAACGATCTCGCCGAGGACCTGGCGGAAGGGCGGCTGGGCATACCGACGGAAACGCTGGCACGCTTCTCGGTGACGGAGAGGGACCTCGCGGAGGCGCGCCAATCGCCAGGCGTACGGGAGTTGTTGGAGTGCCAGATAGAAGCGGCGCGCACCTCCCTGCTGGCGGCCAAGGAACTGCCCGTCCTGACCGCCAGCCGCAACGGCGTGTTGTTGGAGGCAGTCGCCGAGATCGAACTGCTCACCGCGGACGCGGCGCTCGCGCAGGGCGCCCGACTGCTGCGCGGGTCCGCATCCCCGCCGATGGTGGGCTCGCTACGAGTGATGCTGGGCGCTCGTCGAAGGGCCCGCAGACAGGGCTGA
- a CDS encoding M4 family metallopeptidase: protein MSRIRPVRGSRLATAGVAATGIGALVAAVLSPTAQADERPTRSDAIDSAETVLADRASELGLGSAQETKVRDVVVDEDGTQHVRYDRTYHRLPVLGGDFVVHLNPDGTYRSANRATKSALSLDDVTPKVTAPKAADLAASLLRAAHLGETLKKLTAKPRLVVDALHGAPKLAWQTDAVAHDGLGNPVGQTVLTDATTGDRIDAWDTMETVSGDGKSLYGGTVGLNTTKSGASYRLKDATRGGTYTGDAENKTDRCLLTVCVSRAPATLFSDADNHWATGKTSDRATVAVDAQYGTDVTWDYYKNVHNRKGIAGDGKGSFNRVHYGKNYNNAFWDDNCFCMTYGDGDGKQLGPLVSLDVAGHEMSHGVTSKTAALTYSGESGGLNEATSDIFGTLVEFHAKNSKDPGDWLIGEKVVRSGLGRESLRRMDKPSKDGKSADCWSDKAADLDVHYSSGIGNHFAYLLAEGSGAKTINGVSHSSPTCNGSTVKGIGKAKLGKIWYRALTVYMTSSTDYAAARKATLNAAKDLYGSGSTEQKAVASAWSAVKVG, encoded by the coding sequence ATGAGTCGGATACGTCCCGTCCGAGGTTCCCGTCTCGCCACCGCAGGTGTGGCCGCCACCGGCATCGGCGCCCTGGTGGCCGCCGTGCTTTCCCCCACCGCCCAGGCGGACGAACGGCCGACCCGGTCCGACGCGATCGACAGTGCGGAGACGGTCCTCGCCGACCGGGCCTCCGAACTGGGTCTCGGCTCGGCCCAGGAGACGAAGGTCCGGGACGTGGTCGTCGACGAGGACGGTACCCAGCACGTCCGCTACGACCGCACGTACCACCGACTCCCGGTCCTCGGCGGCGACTTCGTCGTCCACCTGAACCCGGACGGCACCTACCGCAGCGCCAACCGCGCCACGAAGTCCGCGCTGTCCCTGGACGACGTCACCCCGAAGGTGACCGCCCCGAAGGCCGCCGACCTGGCCGCGAGCCTGCTGCGCGCCGCACACCTCGGCGAGACCCTGAAGAAGCTGACCGCCAAGCCGCGCCTGGTCGTCGACGCCCTGCACGGCGCCCCGAAGCTCGCCTGGCAGACCGACGCGGTCGCGCACGACGGACTCGGCAACCCCGTCGGGCAGACCGTGCTGACCGACGCGACGACCGGCGACCGAATAGACGCCTGGGACACGATGGAGACGGTGTCGGGCGACGGCAAGTCCCTCTACGGCGGCACGGTCGGGCTGAACACCACCAAGTCCGGGGCGTCGTACCGGCTGAAGGATGCGACGCGCGGCGGCACGTACACGGGCGACGCGGAGAACAAGACGGACCGGTGCCTGCTGACGGTCTGCGTGTCCCGCGCCCCCGCGACGCTCTTCTCGGACGCGGACAACCACTGGGCCACGGGCAAGACCTCCGACCGCGCCACGGTGGCCGTGGACGCGCAGTACGGCACGGACGTCACCTGGGACTACTACAAGAACGTCCACAACCGGAAGGGCATCGCCGGCGACGGCAAGGGCTCCTTCAACCGCGTCCACTACGGCAAGAACTACAACAACGCCTTCTGGGACGACAACTGCTTCTGCATGACGTACGGCGACGGCGACGGCAAGCAGCTCGGGCCGCTGGTCTCGCTGGACGTGGCCGGGCACGAGATGTCCCACGGTGTCACCTCGAAGACGGCGGCGCTGACGTACTCGGGCGAGTCCGGCGGACTGAACGAGGCCACGTCGGACATCTTCGGCACGCTGGTGGAGTTCCACGCGAAGAACTCCAAGGATCCCGGTGACTGGCTCATCGGCGAGAAGGTCGTCCGCTCCGGGCTCGGCCGGGAGTCCCTGCGCCGCATGGACAAGCCGTCGAAGGACGGCAAGTCCGCCGACTGCTGGAGCGACAAGGCCGCCGACCTCGACGTGCACTACTCCTCGGGCATCGGCAACCACTTCGCGTACCTGCTCGCGGAGGGCAGCGGCGCGAAGACCATCAACGGCGTCAGCCACTCCTCCCCGACCTGCAATGGCTCCACGGTCAAGGGGATCGGCAAGGCCAAGCTCGGCAAGATCTGGTACCGCGCCCTGACGGTCTACATGACCTCCTCGACCGACTACGCGGCCGCCCGCAAGGCGACCCTGAACGCGGCGAAGGACCTCTACGGCAGCGGCAGCACCGAGCAGAAGGCCGTGGCCTCCGCCTGGAGTGCGGTCAAGGTGGGCTGA
- a CDS encoding NAD(P)-dependent oxidoreductase, which translates to MTDNAVVSRTPLTLLGAGAMGTALARAWLAAGHPVTVWNRTPARAEALAAEGATVAASAAEAVAANRLVVACLLDDASVGDALEGADLAGRDLVNLTTGTPAEGRARAAWAEAGGARFLDGGIMAVPPMIGVADSGGYVFYSGSPELFEEHRDTLAVPAGARWAGADPGFAALHDVALLSAMSGMFAGITHAFALLRPEDIAPKDFAPLLVDWLTAMAPAAHQTADQLESGDYTSNVVSNLAMQVAGNATLLRTAEEQRVSPELLTPYMALMERRLAQGHGDEDGTGIVELLAQDAS; encoded by the coding sequence ATGACTGACAACGCCGTTGTTTCCCGTACGCCCCTCACCCTCCTCGGCGCCGGTGCCATGGGCACCGCCCTCGCCCGCGCCTGGCTCGCCGCCGGTCACCCGGTGACCGTCTGGAACCGCACCCCCGCCCGCGCCGAAGCCCTGGCCGCCGAAGGCGCGACCGTGGCCGCGAGTGCCGCCGAGGCGGTGGCCGCGAACCGCCTCGTGGTCGCCTGCCTGCTCGACGACGCCTCCGTGGGCGACGCCCTGGAAGGGGCCGACCTGGCCGGGCGGGACCTGGTGAACCTCACCACCGGCACCCCGGCCGAGGGCCGTGCCCGCGCCGCCTGGGCCGAAGCCGGCGGCGCCCGTTTCCTGGACGGCGGCATCATGGCCGTACCGCCGATGATCGGGGTCGCGGACTCCGGTGGCTATGTCTTCTACAGCGGCTCCCCCGAGCTGTTCGAGGAGCACCGCGACACCCTCGCCGTCCCGGCCGGCGCCCGCTGGGCCGGGGCCGACCCGGGCTTCGCCGCACTGCACGACGTGGCCCTGCTGAGCGCGATGAGCGGCATGTTCGCCGGTATCACCCACGCCTTCGCGCTGCTCCGCCCGGAGGACATCGCCCCGAAGGACTTCGCCCCGCTGCTCGTGGACTGGCTGACCGCGATGGCACCGGCCGCGCACCAGACCGCCGACCAGTTGGAGAGCGGCGACTACACGAGCAATGTCGTCTCCAACCTCGCGATGCAGGTCGCCGGCAACGCCACCCTGCTGCGCACCGCCGAGGAACAGCGGGTCAGCCCCGAGCTGCTGACCCCGTACATGGCCCTGATGGAGCGGCGCCTCGCCCAGGGGCACGGCGACGAGGACGGGACGGGGATCGTCGAGCTGCTGGCTCAAGATGCCAGCTAG
- a CDS encoding PfkB family carbohydrate kinase: MLRDLARAADLVFVGRDEAEALWGTAHPDDIASLLAPAPLVVVKDAEHGATSYAAGEVTFAPALTVEVVEPVGAGDAFAAGYLSGVLADLDEASRLRLGHRTAATALRSRDDIPVLSEALSLTRR; this comes from the coding sequence GTGCTGCGGGATCTGGCCCGTGCGGCGGACCTCGTGTTCGTCGGGCGCGACGAGGCCGAGGCCCTGTGGGGCACGGCCCACCCCGACGACATCGCGAGCCTGCTCGCCCCGGCACCGCTCGTCGTCGTCAAGGACGCCGAGCACGGCGCCACGTCGTACGCCGCGGGTGAGGTCACCTTCGCGCCCGCCCTCACCGTCGAGGTCGTCGAACCGGTCGGCGCGGGCGACGCGTTCGCCGCCGGGTATCTCTCCGGTGTCCTGGCGGACCTCGACGAGGCGTCCAGGCTCCGCCTCGGCCACCGTACGGCGGCGACAGCGCTGCGCAGCCGGGACGACATCCCCGTCCTGAGCGAGGCCCTGTCCCTGACCCGGCGCTAG
- a CDS encoding NADPH-dependent FMN reductase yields MNASATHAEPLHVTLIVGSNRHGRFGPVVADWLLDRLRDRDDLVAEVVDVAETDLPMSFERTPEATATLSGITPKLARADAFVVLTPEYNHSYPAGLKNLIDWHFTEWRAKPVALVSYGGLSGGLRAVEHLRQVFAELHAVTVRDTVSFHNAGASFDDKGALRDPTGPDAAAKTMLDQLAWWGEALRNARTTHPYAD; encoded by the coding sequence ATGAACGCATCAGCGACCCATGCAGAGCCCCTCCATGTGACCCTCATCGTCGGCAGCAACCGCCACGGCCGCTTCGGTCCCGTCGTCGCCGACTGGCTCCTCGACCGCCTCCGGGACCGGGACGACCTGGTCGCCGAGGTCGTCGACGTCGCCGAGACCGACCTGCCGATGTCCTTCGAGCGCACCCCCGAGGCGACCGCCACCCTCTCCGGCATCACCCCGAAACTGGCCCGCGCGGACGCGTTCGTCGTCCTCACCCCCGAGTACAACCACTCCTACCCGGCGGGTCTGAAGAACCTCATCGACTGGCACTTCACCGAGTGGCGGGCCAAGCCGGTCGCCCTCGTCTCTTACGGCGGCCTCTCCGGCGGCCTGCGCGCGGTGGAGCACCTCCGCCAGGTCTTCGCCGAACTCCACGCCGTGACGGTCCGCGACACCGTCTCCTTCCACAACGCCGGCGCGTCCTTCGATGACAAGGGCGCCCTACGGGACCCCACCGGCCCGGACGCCGCAGCCAAGACCATGCTGGACCAACTGGCCTGGTGGGGCGAGGCGTTGCGCAACGCGAGGACGACCCACCCGTACGCGGACTGA
- a CDS encoding winged helix-turn-helix transcriptional regulator, producing the protein MGTTVRRPGAYICGIDAAMDVIGGKWKVLILWALNERPCRFGELRRELPGVTEKVLASHLREMEADGLVHREAYDEVPPRVEYSLTPRGVSLNEALEPLGAWGRTNILGSSPAPGQVGEDDHVALIAGGP; encoded by the coding sequence ATGGGGACGACGGTGCGGCGGCCGGGTGCGTACATCTGCGGGATCGACGCGGCGATGGACGTGATCGGCGGCAAGTGGAAGGTGCTCATCCTCTGGGCGCTGAACGAGCGGCCCTGCCGCTTCGGCGAACTGCGCCGGGAGCTGCCGGGCGTCACCGAGAAGGTCCTCGCCTCGCATCTGCGCGAGATGGAGGCCGACGGCCTGGTGCACCGCGAGGCGTACGACGAGGTGCCGCCCCGCGTGGAGTACTCGCTGACGCCGCGGGGCGTGTCCCTGAACGAGGCCCTGGAACCTCTGGGTGCCTGGGGGAGAACCAACATCCTGGGCAGCTCACCGGCTCCCGGTCAGGTGGGCGAAGACGACCACGTTGCCCTGATAGCCGGTGGCCCGTGA
- a CDS encoding gamma-glutamylcyclotransferase family protein yields the protein MTLPFFVYGTLRPGEVNHDLFLHGRTRSEAPARLDDTVLYAGPGYPYAVEEPGGGDTVTGELITALPESYGALLTELDRLEDYVPGDPRSLYVRVERKVVRVSDGAAVRAWVYVAGPGVAARLRAGGTRILGGDWRGRE from the coding sequence GTGACCCTCCCCTTCTTCGTCTACGGCACGCTCCGCCCCGGCGAGGTCAACCACGACCTCTTCCTGCACGGCCGCACCCGCTCCGAGGCCCCGGCACGGCTCGACGACACGGTGCTGTACGCCGGGCCGGGCTACCCCTACGCGGTCGAGGAACCGGGCGGCGGCGACACCGTGACCGGGGAGCTGATCACCGCCCTGCCGGAGTCGTACGGGGCGCTGCTCACGGAGCTGGACCGGCTGGAGGACTACGTGCCGGGGGATCCGCGCAGTCTGTACGTGCGGGTCGAGCGGAAGGTGGTGAGGGTGTCGGACGGGGCGGCGGTGCGGGCCTGGGTGTATGTGGCGGGCCCGGGGGTGGCCGCGCGGCTTCGGGCCGGGGGGACGCGGATTCTGGGTGGGGATTGGCGGGGGCGGGAGTGA
- a CDS encoding sulfite exporter TauE/SafE family protein: protein MPDISLTMIVLLCLAALAAGWIDAVVGGGGLLLLPVLLLGLPSHTPAAHALGTNKAVAIVGTTGAAVTYARKAPVDVRTAGRIGLAALAGSSAGAFFAAGMSTEVLKPVIMVVLLAVAAFVILRPAFGTAPATGPATRRQILAAIGLAGLGIGFYDGLIGPGTGTFLVLALTAVLHLDLVSASATAKIVNCCTNAGALATFAWQGAVLWQLAALMAVFNLAGGTLGAHTALKKGSGFVRIVLLTVVFALVANLAYEQWLA from the coding sequence ATGCCCGACATATCGCTGACCATGATCGTCCTGCTCTGCCTCGCGGCGCTCGCCGCCGGCTGGATCGACGCCGTGGTCGGCGGCGGCGGGCTCCTGCTCCTGCCGGTGCTCCTGCTCGGGCTCCCGTCGCACACACCGGCCGCGCACGCGCTCGGCACCAACAAGGCGGTCGCCATCGTCGGCACGACGGGCGCGGCGGTGACGTACGCCCGCAAGGCCCCGGTGGACGTGAGGACAGCCGGCCGCATCGGTCTCGCCGCCCTCGCCGGATCCTCCGCCGGGGCCTTCTTCGCGGCCGGGATGAGCACCGAGGTCCTCAAGCCGGTGATCATGGTGGTGCTGCTCGCGGTGGCGGCCTTCGTGATCCTGCGGCCCGCCTTCGGCACGGCCCCCGCGACCGGTCCGGCCACCCGCCGCCAGATCCTCGCGGCGATCGGCCTCGCGGGCCTCGGCATCGGCTTCTACGACGGCCTCATCGGCCCCGGCACCGGCACCTTCCTGGTCCTCGCCCTCACCGCCGTCCTCCACCTCGACCTCGTCTCCGCCTCCGCCACCGCCAAGATCGTCAACTGCTGCACCAACGCGGGCGCCCTCGCCACCTTCGCCTGGCAGGGCGCGGTCCTGTGGCAACTGGCCGCCCTCATGGCCGTCTTCAACCTGGCGGGCGGCACCCTGGGCGCCCACACGGCCCTCAAGAAGGGCAGCGGCTTCGTCCGCATCGTGCTGCTGACGGTGGTGTTCGCCCTGGTGGCGAACCTGGCGTACGAACAGTGGCTGGCCTAA